CCTGAAAACCGGCCGCGTCGAAACCCGCGAGGGCCTGATCGCGCCCTTGTTCACGTTCCGCAGGCGCTCGCAGCTCGACCTGGGCGACGGCCTGGTGTTCACCGAGGTCGAGTTCTTCGACCGCACCGGGCCGGGCCTGCCGCGCGCCACCGAACGGCGCTGGGACTTCGGCGACGGCATCAGCGCCGCGGAAACAAACCCGCGCCACGTCTATCTGCGCGGCGGCGTGTTCCGCGTGACCCTCACCCAGACTGACGCCGCGACCGGAAGTTCGGGCCGCATCACCCGCGTGCTCGATGCGGATATCCTGTTTCACCAGGGCCACGAGTCCGGCCGCGCTCAACGTTACCTGGAAGTGGTCGAGCGTTACGACTTCGCGAAACTCGGCGCTCGCGACCTGGAGCGCGTGTTCACGCTGATCAACCAGGTGGAGGACGCCGGCGCCGTCGAGCAGCGCCTGTGCGAAGCCTACGCCGCGCTCGGCGACCAGGGCGACGCGCGGGCCAGGGGCCGCAGTCTGGCGCGGCTGGGCGAGATCTGTCTCGTCGAGACCGAAAACTTCGACGCCGCCAAGTCCTGGTACCGCCAACTGAGCGCAAGCGCCGCCGTCGAGGACCAGCGCGAAGCCTGGTTCGGCTTGGGCGCGGTCGCGGTGGCGCAGAACGACGCGGCGGCGGCGCAATCGGCGCTGGCCGAGGCGAAAAAGCGCGCCAACCCTTGGGACGCCGCGCAGGCGCGACGGCTGGCGCTGCTGGAGGGCGACATCGCGCGCATCCAGGGCAAGCGCGACGCCGCCCTGAAGGCCTATCGCCGGGCCGCCGAGTCTCTGATCGGGCGCTCGATGCAGCAAGACGAACTGCTGCGCCACGCCTATCCGCCGCGCGTGCAGAACTTCCTCTTGCGGCGCGAGTACCGCCAGGCCCGGCAGGAGTTGGCCGACTGGGCCGAGCGCTTCCCACAAGCGCGTCTCGACGGCTACTACACCACGCTCTGGCAGCGCGTGCAGCTTGCACAAAAGCACTATCGCGGCGCCGCGCAGGCCGGCGACGCCTTTGTCGCCTGCTGCCCCGGCGACACCTACGCGGCGGAGTGTCTGTACCTGGCGGCGGTGGCGAAATACGGGCAAGACGACGACGCCGGCGCGCTGGAACGCATGGAAAGGCTGATCAAGGACTATCCGGAATCCGACAAACGCGGCGAAGCCGAAGTCTTCATGCGCAAGCTGCGCGAAAAGTGAAAAGAAACCCGGCGGGCAGGCCTTCGCCGGGTGCATGCGCTCTTTCATGTAAACGGGATGTCAGAAACGGTAGGTTAGGGGTGAAGTGCTTCCTCTTTCCCCGGAGTTTCCGATGTCCAACATTCCTGAACTTCCGCTCTCTCGGGATCCGTTCTGGCGCGACCTGGTGCCGTTGTTGAAGCAGGCCGTTCTCGATCGTTTGTCCGCCGCCTTGGACACCGGCGATGCCGGTCTGTTCGCCGCCAGTGAAGAGGGTTTCCGCCACGACTGGCTGCGCTTGGGCGAAACCGTGTACGCCCAGTTGGCCCAGCAGCGCGTCGACCAGTGGGAAGCAGAGCATCCGCCCGCCGCGGAACGCTGTCCTCGCTGTGACCGCAAGGTCCAGAACCAGGGCCGCCAGGCGAAGACCTTTCGCACGCTGATGGGGCTGGTCGAACTCCAGCGCGTCTACGTTCGCTGCCGCTGGTGTGGCGAGAGTTGGTGCCCGGCTGAGCGCGGCCTGGGCATCGCGCCGGACACCTTCAGCCCCGGCGCGCAGGCGCGCATCGTGGCCGCAGCGGCGCAAGGGGCCTACGAGCGCGCCTCCCGGCACCTCGCGGATGCCTACCGCATCGAGGCCTCGGCCACGACCATCGGCACGGTGTGCGAGACCGTGGGCCGCGACCTGCAAGGCCGGCAAGACCGCGCGCCGAGCGTGGCGCCGCCCTTGACCGACCGGCAGGGCAAGCCCTCGGCGCTGGGCGTGCTGCAACTCGACGGCGTGAGCGCGCCGGTGCGGGTACCCGGCGGTCGCGAGTACCGCGAAGTGCGCGTGCTGCGCCTGGAAGACGGGGCCGGCGAGCAGACCACGCTGCACGCGATGGTGGGCGCGCACGATCAGGTGATGGAGACCACCAGCCGGTTGGTGAACCGTCGCATGGGCTTGGGCCTGGACCAGCGCGTCGGGCACAGCGTGTTCGTGCGCGACGGCGCGCGCTGGATGGCCCACGACGCCCAGCAGTACCTGCCCGGCGTCGCGCAGGTGCTGGACTTCTACCACCTGTTCGAGCACGTCGCCGAGTGGACGCGGGCCGTGCACCCGGAGAACGCCTTGGCGGCCGCGGCGCTGCGCGAGCGGCTCAAGGACGTGGCGCGGCACGAGGGCGGCGTCGCGCTGCGGACGGCGCTGGTCGAGCACCACGCCGCGATCACGGCGACCGGGGGCGCCGATGCGGCACCGGCGCTGCCTCCTGACCGGCGGGCCGCGCTTGAGGCCGCCACCACGGCCTTGCTGCAGTACCTCGACGGGCAGTTGCCGTACACCGACTATCCGAGCTACCGCGCGCAGGGCTGGCCGATCGGCTCGGGGGCGGTCGAGAGCGCGTGCAAACAGGTGGTGACGCAGCGCATGAAGGGCGCGGGCATGGCCTGGAGCGAACGACGCCTGCCGCTCTTGGCCAACCTGCGCGCGCTGTACCTGTCGCGCTTGTCCTGGGATGCCTACTGGGAACTCCGCCGCCAGGAATGCCGCGTCCCCGCCGCCCAAGCCCCGAAACCCTACGCCCTGTCCGCCTGAAAAGGCATGTACACCCTGCTCGGCTTGGCCCGTGATATACTCCTTGACGGCCTCTTCTTGCGACTTGCTGACCGTGAAAACGCTGTAGCCCTCCTGCCACGCGAA
Above is a window of Gemmatimonadota bacterium DNA encoding:
- a CDS encoding PKD domain-containing protein, which produces LKTGRVETREGLIAPLFTFRRRSQLDLGDGLVFTEVEFFDRTGPGLPRATERRWDFGDGISAAETNPRHVYLRGGVFRVTLTQTDAATGSSGRITRVLDADILFHQGHESGRAQRYLEVVERYDFAKLGARDLERVFTLINQVEDAGAVEQRLCEAYAALGDQGDARARGRSLARLGEICLVETENFDAAKSWYRQLSASAAVEDQREAWFGLGAVAVAQNDAAAAQSALAEAKKRANPWDAAQARRLALLEGDIARIQGKRDAALKAYRRAAESLIGRSMQQDELLRHAYPPRVQNFLLRREYRQARQELADWAERFPQARLDGYYTTLWQRVQLAQKHYRGAAQAGDAFVACCPGDTYAAECLYLAAVAKYGQDDDAGALERMERLIKDYPESDKRGEAEVFMRKLREK
- the tnpA gene encoding IS200/IS605 family transposase, which codes for MPGTYSQILLHIVFSTKHREPWITLDLAERLYPYIGGIVRAEKGVPYDIGGVEDHIHMYLRWWPGATISDLMRTVKTRSSKWVHNTFPALGPFAWQEGYSVFTVSKSQEEAVKEYITGQAEQGVHAFSGGQGVGFRGLGGGDAAFLAAEFPVGIPGQARQVQRAQVGQERQASFAPGHARALHALRHHLFARALDRPRADRPALRAVARIVGVRQLPVEVLQQGRGGGLKRGPPVRRQRRCRIGAPGRRDRGVVLDQRRPQRDAALVPRHVLEPLAQRRGRQGVLRVHGPRPLGDVLEQVVEVQHLRDAGQVLLGVVGHPARAVAHEHAVPDALVQAQAHATVHQPAGGLHHLIVRAHHRVQRGLLAGPVFQAQHAHFAVLATAGYPHRRAHAVELQHAQRRGLALPVGQGRRHARRAVLPALQVAAHGLAHRADGRGRGLDAVGIREVPGGALVGPLRRCGHDARLRAGAEGVRRDAQAALSRAPTLATPAAANVDALEFDQPHQRAKGLRLAALVLDLAVTARTAFRGGRMLCFPLVDALLGQLGVHGFAQAQPVVAETLFTGGEQTGIAGVQGGGQTIENGLLQQRHQVAPERIPRERKFRNVGHRKLRGKRKHFTPNLPFLTSRLHERAHAPGEGLPAGFLFTFRAACA